DNA from Sulfurimonas xiamenensis:
GGGCTTTTAAAGAGGTGACTTTGTAAGCATTTTTTCTTATAGGGGACAAAATCAAGCAATATAATACAAGTAAATTGTCCCTTTTAGGGGACAGAATCAACCTATATATGAACGACAGTGAATAGTGTCGGACAGAATTATTTTGAGAGTATAAAAAAATCTCTAATATCTACTTGAAGAACATTAGCGATTTTATAGAGTTGTTCTATATTGTAATGCTTGTTTTCGTGACCAGCTTCAATCTTTGCAATTGTACTTACAGTTTTGTGACCGATAGAATGAGCTAAATTTAATTGTGATATATTTTTTTGTTTGCGTATCTTTTTAACATTATCAGCTATTTTGCGGTGCAGTTCTTGTATCTCTTCCTGTGAGATTTCCTGTAAATTTTCTATGTAAAAAGTCCTGTAACATTTTTACTTGATTATATAGAATCACATAAATTAATAAAATTCCCTATAGTGAAATGTTTTTTAAGCTAAATCTTTTTATAATAAATTTATAAAACAAATATATCAGGAGCAAAAAATGGCAGAATATTTTGCAAATGTACTAGCAAGACTGATTGTAAGCTATTTGACTTTATTTGTTATGTCGTTAGCAATTTTGGCAGGCTACTGGATCATCGAAGATTACAATGCCATGGTAGAGTTTATCAAAAGCATAAGTGACAATACTTTTGCACATATAGTTGTCTGGATGCCATTTGTATTTTCTTGGTTCAAACCAGATAAAAGAGGGAATGCTACTGAAATGTTAAATGTTCGTATGTATTATTCTGGCATTTCCTGCTCGATGAGTGGAAAATGGTAGTGTCAAAAAGTAAACTATTTTCACTATTGTTGATATGTTTTTTTGGAATCGATCAGGTATCAGCTTACGAGTTAGGCGATACGATCAATTGTGAAACATCTACAACGACTTTTGAATATGTAAAATGCAAGCCATCAAATAAGATCTTTGAAGTTAAAGACATTTTACAAGATGGTTGGATAGCAGTTAATAATCATTCATTTTATGTGACTTTTAAAAAGGTGAAAAAAAACCAAAAAGTAATGCGATGTCTTGAGTCAAATAGATTTCCAAATTATTTAGGAGCTTGCAAGAGTGATGATTTTGATCAACCAAAAACTTGGTTAAAAGAAGATGCTATTAAAAACGGTTGGAAATTTACATTGGCTATTGGCGATACAGTTTATTATGTGAAGGAATAGTGTTATAATATACCATAATTGATGGGTTTGAGTATTAAATTACTTCGTTTAGGAAACTTATATGCCATTTTTAGCTTTACTCTTTGTACTGTTCATTTTTGCCTTGTATAAAGGGGAGAACAATAGTGCTTTAGTAATATTGATTATGATCATAGCAGCACTTTTTGCAACATATCATAAACCATTCCGAGACTCTTTGAGAGAATTTTTTTAGGAGATATATATGTCACCACTAGAAATTACACTTCTTCCCTTAGTGATTTTAACAATTTTGGTCGGGATAGGGAAATTCAGATATGAAAATGGCTACTCAAAATATAGTCCTTTTTATAAGAATAAATGTTAGAAATTTTAAAAGAAAAAGATTTTAATTCGATTTTTTGGCGAGTATTTGGTGTTAATCAAAAAGTATATGAGCCACTTGATGTATTCAAAGCAAAAAAAGATAAACGAGCAGATTTAAAAAAGAATAATCGATTTATAAATTATTCTGATGTACTAAGCAATAAAGCCTATTTTGAAAATTTATTTCTTGAAGTAAAGAATTTTGATATATTATTTCTTGATTATCTTTTAGGAAATACTGAGCAAAACCGCTTTTATATAGATCAACTTCAAAACATCACACTGAATTATAAGATGTTCACATCCAATAATATGCAAGTGATAAAGCTTTTAAATTTATTCTCATTTCAAATAGCTTTGGTAATTGAGAATATGGCTTTTCAAAAAATCGATACAAAACTCTTTGATCAAGCATTGCAAACAAACTCTATAAAAGCATTTCTTGATAAATGTAAAGAGATAGAGAAGATAAAATCTTTTAAAGATATGGCTGTCAAATTTTCACATACTCATGCATCATTTCAAGAAAAAACCCCAGATAATATTACCATTGAGGAGATTCACCCTGATACATTTCAAAAAGAATTGTCGTTATGGAATAAAGGGAAAACACTTCCATCTTTAATCAAAATGGTTGTTATCGCAAATAGTGCAATAGAAAACAAAACTAAAGAGCAAAAAGCAGGGATTTTTTTACAACTACTGATAGTTCGAGGATTGCTCCACATTCAAAAAGAGTTTAACTTAGACTCAGATACTATAACTGAGTTTACAGAACAACTTGAGGAGTTTAGAACACAAATAAAAGAGTGCTATCTTAAAAATCAAGAAGATGAAATTTTTAAACTCCAAGCAATGCATTTAATTGATTTTTCTACAATTTTTGAATTTGATGATCCAGAAAAAAGCTATCAAGTTTTAAAACCAAAAATAGATGAATTTGCAAAACATAATGATGAAAAAATTGCTATTGGTAAATTGATGCCAGATAGAGAGTTATTGATAAATGAGTTCAATCAATGCGAGAGTAAAGATGATTATATGCAATTGTTGGAGAAAATAAGTTCTGCATTGAACAATAAGCCTTCTCATAATTACACAAACAATGCATACAGCTTTATAAAGTTTATTATTTCAATAAAAATAGAAGATAAAAAGCTATTCAAAGAGCAACTAAAATTTTTAGATAGAAGCTTTGGCGGAGTACTTTCCCTTTATAAGATTGAGCATGATTTGGCTAAATATATAACTTTTCTTGAAAATAGATCTGATTTAGTTGAATGTATAGAGTGCATTGGAAACTATTTTAAAAATTGTCAACAATAGGGAAGTTTTTGTACAAATCTTTTATATAAAATTTTCCTATTCAACAGAAAGTTGGAAAATTTTTTATAAGGAGCCTATTATGGCGAAACAAACACAAATGACAACATCAGCGGCGGCACGAATACAATCAACTACAGCAAAAGCAAACGGTGGAAGTAGTCCTAAAGGAAGTTTTGGGGCAAGAGCACAAAGTGCAGCTGCAAAAAATTCCTCACAAGGTGGAAAATAAGATGGATACTTCAAGTATGAGTCAAGAAGAATTAGATCTTTGGTCAGATATCAATAATCCAAACAATGATGCAGATATGGACGATTGGGCAGATGCACATAATCCAAATAATGATTCATATATTGATGAAGACTAAGAATTGACAAGCGTTTTATCAATCTTTTGAGGTTGTAAATAATTTTTCAGCCTCGCCACTTCAAACCATTCTCTATAGTAGCTTATTTTTTACTTCTTAATGTTCATTAGATATTGTTTCATTTTTACCAATAATAGTACATATAAATAGTAAAAATATAAAACTATTTATGCTATAATTACCTTAATAAGTAAATGAGGCAAAAATGGCAAAAACTATAGGGTATATTCGAGTAAGCACTGACCAACAAGATTTACAAAATCAACAGCACTCTATTTTAAACTATGCAAATAAAAATACTCTTGGTAAAGTAGAGTTTATTGAAGTGAAGATGAGCACTCGCAAAAAAGATGAAGATAGAAAAATAGATGAGCTTTTTGAAACTTTACAAGCTGGTGATCATCTAATAGTATCTGAACTTAGTCGTATAGGAAGAAGTGTCGTAAATGTTGTTACTATTGTAAATCAACTCATAGCACTTGGCGTAAATCTTCATATTCTCAAAGAACAGCTTTTTATAAAACCAAACGAGCAAAACCCTTTCACAGATTTCCAAATAAATATTTTTTCAGCTTTTGCACAACTTGAAAGAGATCTAATAAGCAAAAGAACAAAAGAAGCATTGCAAGCTAGAAAAGCAAAGGGAATAAAACTTGGCAAACCAGTTGGAACTATTCAAGGAAGCATTTACGATAAAGACAAAGAGAAAATCAAAGAGCTTCATAGTCTTGGAGTAACTCTTACAAATATCTCAAAAAAGCATTTAGGCTATGGAACTATTAAAAGCTTGAGTGAATATGTAAAAAACAAACTTGATAAGGAGAAATAGAAATGGAGCAAAAAGTATTTAGTGTGATGTCAGAAGAGTTTACAAAAAACTACAATTTTTACAAAGACTATGATGATATGGTTATCCACAAAGAGACAGAACAAATCTTCAAAACCAACTTCATAAACGGTATGGTTCAGCTAGTACCAGTGAGCAATCATACGGCTATGGAAAAGATCGAGCAAGGGCTTAGTGAGTTTGCGAAAGAGTTGAAG
Protein-coding regions in this window:
- a CDS encoding helix-turn-helix domain-containing protein, encoding MENLQEISQEEIQELHRKIADNVKKIRKQKNISQLNLAHSIGHKTVSTIAKIEAGHENKHYNIEQLYKIANVLQVDIRDFFILSK
- a CDS encoding recombinase family protein, with product MAKTIGYIRVSTDQQDLQNQQHSILNYANKNTLGKVEFIEVKMSTRKKDEDRKIDELFETLQAGDHLIVSELSRIGRSVVNVVTIVNQLIALGVNLHILKEQLFIKPNEQNPFTDFQINIFSAFAQLERDLISKRTKEALQARKAKGIKLGKPVGTIQGSIYDKDKEKIKELHSLGVTLTNISKKHLGYGTIKSLSEYVKNKLDKEK